The proteins below come from a single Bryobacter aggregatus MPL3 genomic window:
- a CDS encoding AAA family ATPase, whose amino-acid sequence MSLNDSFQSAGNWKYLVISPSQGITKDLQQLLSGNMPQSQVLEIPVYPPSAGLLEVLNVQAPDLCLADVASDPDRGLDLIREIATMHAKTPVVALIPSNDTDLILSCLRAGAAEFLIHPFSSEQLEQVLGRLVAKNPTAKGNGKAGRIIAVVPAKGACGASTVASGLTFHWKRRASKMLLADLDPLTGTISFLLKLKSQFSFMDAVTLHQALDPDVWKSLIVPTQGIDVMLSPDSSVEGIHDIRDAAGILDYARWHYDTSIIDIGSPYGAWNLSTLRHADEILLVSTNELPALQATQRVLNYLDQNRVDRGKVKLIVNRYSRDVGLSKEVVETAIRCEVFQLLPSDFDSVQRAMIEGKPVPVSSPFGKGLSVLAEKLGGRPEPAKPRKSSSAWSGLLNLFSRTSH is encoded by the coding sequence ATGAGTCTTAACGACAGCTTTCAAAGTGCCGGCAATTGGAAATACCTGGTCATCTCCCCTTCCCAGGGCATCACGAAGGACCTCCAACAGCTCTTGAGCGGAAACATGCCACAGTCGCAAGTTTTGGAGATTCCTGTTTATCCTCCTTCCGCCGGGCTCCTGGAAGTCCTCAACGTGCAGGCCCCCGATCTCTGCCTCGCCGACGTCGCGAGCGATCCCGATCGCGGACTCGATCTCATCCGCGAGATCGCCACCATGCACGCCAAAACCCCTGTCGTCGCCTTGATCCCCAGCAATGACACCGACCTGATCCTCTCCTGCCTCCGCGCTGGAGCAGCCGAGTTCCTCATCCATCCCTTCTCCAGCGAGCAACTCGAACAGGTTCTCGGCCGCCTGGTCGCCAAGAATCCCACCGCCAAGGGCAATGGAAAAGCCGGACGCATCATTGCCGTCGTTCCCGCCAAGGGCGCCTGCGGAGCCTCCACGGTGGCCAGTGGCCTGACCTTCCACTGGAAACGCCGCGCAAGCAAGATGCTCCTGGCCGATCTGGACCCCCTCACCGGAACAATCAGTTTTCTTCTGAAGTTGAAGAGCCAGTTCAGCTTTATGGATGCAGTGACGCTCCACCAGGCCCTCGATCCCGATGTCTGGAAGAGCCTCATCGTCCCCACGCAAGGCATTGACGTCATGCTTTCCCCGGACAGCTCCGTCGAAGGGATTCATGACATCCGGGATGCCGCCGGCATCCTCGACTACGCCCGTTGGCACTATGACACCAGCATCATCGACATTGGCTCCCCCTACGGCGCCTGGAATCTCTCCACCCTCCGCCATGCCGACGAGATCCTTCTCGTCTCCACCAACGAACTCCCCGCCCTCCAGGCCACGCAGCGCGTGTTGAACTATCTGGACCAGAACCGGGTCGATCGCGGCAAGGTGAAACTGATCGTCAATCGCTACAGCCGCGACGTCGGTCTGAGCAAAGAAGTGGTGGAAACTGCCATCCGTTGTGAAGTCTTCCAACTTCTGCCCAGCGACTTCGATAGTGTCCAGCGGGCCATGATCGAGGGCAAACCTGTCCCGGTCAGCTCTCCCTTTGGCAAAGGTCTGTCGGTTCTTGCGGAAAAACTGGGGGGCCGTCCCGAGCCCGCCAAGCCCCGCAAGAGCAGTTCTGCCTGGTCGGGCCTGTTGAATCTCTTCTCACGCACCTCGCATTGA